One genomic window of Leptotrichia shahii includes the following:
- a CDS encoding ABC transporter substrate-binding protein, whose product MKKILFLISLLALFVLSCGAKTAKDKNVIKVGVIGALTGNVAQYGTSTINGFKLKVKEINAAGGINGKKIELVVADSKGDAQEAINAFKKMVSQDKIDIFMGEVTSGPSLAIAPLAQQAKIPMITATGTAFDITKDKDFVFRTTFTDPYQGVIVAKYAKAKGYKNITVLTNTGSDYSVGLANAFKEQAKKEGIQVKEEQYTADDKDFRALLTKVKGYNPEVIFVPDYYNTIGLILTQSKDLGINAQFMGGDGWDGIQTNFGKVANGAIFASQFAPDDPDPNVQKFIASYKKEYKANPIIFAALGYDTGTILETVLKNVKDLSSKDAIKDAIKNFNGTNLVTGSLKYDSERNPEKKVTFIEVKDGKLTLKEKF is encoded by the coding sequence ATGAAAAAGATATTATTTTTAATTTCATTATTGGCATTGTTTGTACTTAGCTGCGGAGCTAAAACTGCAAAAGATAAAAATGTTATAAAAGTTGGTGTTATTGGAGCTTTGACTGGAAATGTAGCGCAATATGGAACAAGTACAATCAATGGATTTAAGTTAAAAGTAAAGGAAATAAATGCTGCTGGTGGAATTAACGGTAAAAAAATCGAACTTGTTGTGGCAGATAGTAAGGGAGACGCACAGGAAGCAATCAATGCATTTAAAAAAATGGTTTCACAAGATAAAATTGATATTTTTATGGGAGAAGTTACATCTGGACCATCTCTTGCAATTGCACCGCTTGCACAACAAGCAAAAATTCCTATGATTACAGCAACTGGAACTGCATTTGATATTACAAAAGATAAAGATTTTGTATTTAGAACAACATTTACAGATCCTTATCAAGGTGTTATCGTTGCAAAATATGCAAAAGCAAAAGGTTATAAAAATATTACAGTATTGACTAATACAGGTAGTGATTATTCTGTTGGACTTGCAAACGCATTTAAGGAACAAGCTAAAAAAGAAGGAATCCAAGTTAAAGAAGAACAATATACTGCTGATGACAAAGACTTTAGAGCTTTACTTACAAAAGTAAAAGGATACAATCCTGAAGTAATTTTTGTACCTGATTATTATAATACTATTGGATTAATTTTGACACAATCAAAAGATCTTGGAATAAACGCTCAATTTATGGGTGGAGATGGATGGGATGGAATCCAGACTAACTTTGGAAAAGTTGCTAATGGAGCAATTTTCGCAAGTCAATTTGCACCAGACGATCCTGATCCAAATGTTCAAAAATTTATTGCATCATACAAAAAAGAATACAAAGCTAATCCAATTATTTTTGCAGCTTTAGGATATGATACTGGAACAATTTTAGAAACTGTATTGAAAAATGTAAAAGATCTTTCTTCAAAAGATGCAATTAAAGATGCAATTAAAAACTTTAATGGAACAAATCTTGTTACAGGTTCATTAAAATATGATTCAGAAAGAAACCCTGAAAAGAAAGTTACATTCATTGAAGTAAAAGATGGAAAACTTACATTAAAAGAAAAATTCTAG
- a CDS encoding branched-chain amino acid ABC transporter permease, with protein MLKSFIEQTINGLQTGSIYALIALGYTMVYGIVKLINFAHGDILMVGAYITLIAVSNGMPLILAIVLSIVLCAILGVVIDFFAYRPIRNAPKISALITAIGMSFLLESLALIIFGANPKVIDPKYIPAFLSNDNKMKLGFLQISTLTIFVIVITIICMVALNLFIKKTKLGKATRAVSQDTGAAQLMGINVNKTIAITFAIGSGLGALGGALYAIVYPQIEPYMGMLPGLKAFIAAVFGGIGSIPGAMVGGYVLGLLEAYVKGSSLTTWANPIVFGVLILILIFRPNGLFGKNMKEKV; from the coding sequence ATGTTAAAGAGTTTTATTGAACAAACTATTAACGGACTGCAAACTGGAAGTATTTATGCCCTGATTGCTTTGGGATACACAATGGTTTACGGTATCGTTAAACTTATAAATTTTGCACATGGTGATATACTTATGGTGGGAGCTTATATTACGCTTATCGCTGTGTCAAATGGGATGCCATTGATACTGGCTATTGTTTTATCAATTGTTTTGTGTGCGATTTTGGGAGTTGTGATCGACTTTTTTGCGTATCGTCCAATTAGGAATGCACCTAAAATTTCGGCATTGATTACTGCGATTGGAATGAGTTTTTTACTGGAAAGTCTGGCACTTATAATATTTGGTGCAAATCCAAAAGTTATTGATCCAAAATATATACCAGCATTTTTATCAAATGATAATAAAATGAAGCTAGGATTCTTACAAATAAGCACACTTACAATATTTGTAATTGTGATTACAATAATATGTATGGTAGCTTTAAATTTATTTATTAAAAAGACAAAATTGGGAAAAGCTACAAGAGCGGTTTCACAGGATACAGGAGCGGCACAGCTTATGGGAATTAATGTAAATAAGACTATTGCCATAACATTTGCAATTGGTTCTGGACTTGGTGCATTAGGTGGAGCATTGTATGCGATTGTTTATCCCCAAATTGAGCCATATATGGGGATGCTGCCTGGATTGAAGGCATTTATTGCGGCTGTATTTGGAGGAATTGGAAGCATTCCTGGAGCTATGGTTGGTGGATATGTTCTGGGACTGCTTGAAGCGTATGTAAAAGGGTCATCGCTTACAACTTGGGCAAATCCAATTGTATTTGGTGTGCTTATATTAATATTGATTTTTAGACCAAATGGATTATTTGGTAAAAATATGAAGGAAAAAGTATAA
- a CDS encoding branched-chain amino acid ABC transporter permease has product MEKNNKDVKTENIASSEKNHDEHSKKDKETKNSRWNDLNYFNKLNVKNYVATFLLIIVFYFVLSFTFNPNDPFSYTKGIYINILIYVLFSVSLNITVGLMGQLNLGQAGFIAIGGYSAAFISKILVQYNLPPFLQLIIVSLFGGLVAAVFGFLVGGSTLRLRGDYLAIITLAFGEIIKYIIQNLDFLGGATGLSNIPTLLSFSNTYFIVVISIIVIAMAMTSRKGKEVLSIREDEIAAENIGIKLNRVKLYGFALSAFFAGIGGSLFAHNVGILTPDKFGFLFSIEILVMVVLGGLGSITGAIVAAVILTLLNEKLRDVSQFRYLVYAIILISLMIFRPKGIFGTKEFTFAGTKKRIKRIRDYKNNKNEN; this is encoded by the coding sequence ATGGAAAAAAATAACAAAGATGTGAAGACAGAAAATATAGCTAGTTCAGAAAAGAATCATGATGAACATTCTAAAAAAGATAAAGAAACAAAAAATTCCAGATGGAATGACTTAAATTATTTCAACAAATTAAATGTGAAAAATTATGTTGCTACATTTCTTTTGATAATTGTATTTTATTTTGTTCTAAGTTTTACTTTTAATCCAAATGACCCTTTCAGCTATACAAAGGGAATCTATATAAATATCCTAATATACGTATTATTTTCAGTAAGTTTGAATATAACAGTTGGACTTATGGGACAGCTTAATTTGGGACAAGCTGGATTTATTGCAATTGGCGGATATTCAGCGGCATTTATTTCAAAAATATTAGTTCAGTATAATTTACCGCCATTTTTACAATTAATTATAGTATCACTATTTGGTGGATTAGTTGCGGCTGTATTTGGATTTTTAGTTGGGGGAAGTACGCTTAGATTAAGAGGAGACTATCTTGCAATTATTACACTTGCCTTTGGAGAAATTATAAAATATATTATTCAAAATTTAGACTTTTTAGGTGGAGCGACTGGACTTAGCAATATTCCGACACTTTTGAGTTTTTCAAATACGTATTTCATTGTAGTTATCTCAATTATTGTAATTGCGATGGCTATGACTTCACGAAAAGGAAAGGAAGTTTTGTCAATTAGGGAAGATGAAATTGCGGCTGAAAATATTGGAATTAAATTAAATCGTGTAAAACTTTATGGCTTTGCACTTTCAGCATTTTTTGCTGGAATTGGGGGATCACTATTTGCGCATAATGTAGGAATTTTAACGCCTGATAAATTTGGTTTTTTATTCTCAATAGAAATTCTTGTTATGGTGGTGCTTGGAGGACTTGGAAGTATTACAGGAGCGATTGTCGCTGCAGTGATTTTGACATTATTAAATGAAAAATTAAGAGACGTTTCACAATTTAGATACTTAGTTTATGCAATTATATTGATTTCGTTAATGATTTTCCGTCCAAAAGGAATTTTCGGTACAAAGGAATTTACATTTGCAGGCACAAAAAAAAGAATTAAGCGAATTAGAGATTATAAAAATAATAAAAATGAAAATTAA
- a CDS encoding ABC transporter ATP-binding protein: MSLLKTTDLGISFGGLRAVDDVNIEIKEGELIGLIGPNGAGKTTIFNLLTGVYKPTDGDISINQISINKKTTPQIVALGVARTFQNIRLFKELSVLDNVKLAFNNSMNYNTFEAIFRLPRFWKEEKEVTDNALDLLDIFDMAEMANITAGNLSYGQQRKLEIARALATNPKLLLLDEPAAGMNPNETKELMNTISFIRNKFKIAILLIEHDMDLVMGICERLYVLNFGRIIASGLPDEIQNNKEVIAAYLGE; encoded by the coding sequence ATGTCATTATTAAAAACGACAGATTTGGGAATATCTTTCGGAGGGCTAAGAGCAGTTGATGATGTAAATATTGAAATAAAGGAAGGTGAACTGATTGGATTGATTGGTCCAAACGGAGCTGGAAAAACAACAATATTTAATTTACTTACAGGTGTTTATAAGCCTACAGATGGAGATATTTCTATAAATCAGATTAGTATAAATAAAAAAACCACTCCACAAATAGTTGCTTTGGGAGTTGCCAGAACATTTCAAAATATTAGGCTTTTTAAAGAATTAAGTGTACTAGATAATGTAAAGCTGGCATTTAACAATAGTATGAATTATAATACTTTTGAAGCGATTTTTAGACTTCCTAGATTTTGGAAAGAAGAAAAGGAAGTGACAGATAATGCACTTGATTTATTAGATATTTTTGATATGGCTGAAATGGCAAATATTACAGCTGGAAACTTGTCTTATGGACAACAAAGAAAACTAGAAATAGCAAGGGCTTTGGCAACAAATCCTAAATTATTGCTGCTAGACGAGCCAGCGGCTGGAATGAATCCAAATGAAACGAAGGAATTAATGAATACAATTAGCTTTATAAGAAATAAGTTTAAAATTGCGATTTTGTTAATCGAACACGATATGGATCTGGTAATGGGAATCTGTGAAAGATTATATGTGTTAAACTTTGGAAGAATCATTGCTTCAGGACTTCCAGATGAAATTCAGAATAATAAGGAAGTTATCGCAGCTTATCTAGGAGAATAA
- a CDS encoding ABC transporter ATP-binding protein, with translation MNILNVNDLNVYYGGIHAIKNISFQIKKGEIVSLIGANGAGKTSTLHAISGLVPIKSGEISLSGENITNADAYKLVSRGMAHVPEGRRIFTELTVLENLEMGAYTRNDADQIKKDMEHMFSLFPRLAERKKQLAGTMSGGEQQMLAMARALMSNPSLLLLDEPSMGLAPLLVQEIFNIIERINKEENVTVLLVEQNANMALSIADRGYVLETGKIILEGTGKELLTNPEIKKAYLGG, from the coding sequence GTGAATATTTTAAATGTAAATGACTTAAATGTCTATTATGGCGGAATTCATGCCATAAAAAACATTTCATTTCAGATAAAAAAAGGTGAAATTGTCTCTCTAATCGGTGCAAATGGAGCTGGAAAAACATCCACACTTCACGCTATTTCAGGGCTTGTACCAATAAAATCAGGAGAAATTTCCTTGAGCGGAGAAAATATAACCAATGCTGATGCCTACAAACTTGTCAGCCGTGGAATGGCACACGTGCCAGAAGGACGTAGAATCTTTACAGAGCTGACTGTACTGGAAAACTTGGAAATGGGAGCATACACAAGAAATGATGCAGATCAAATAAAAAAAGATATGGAACATATGTTTTCATTGTTTCCAAGACTTGCCGAACGTAAAAAACAATTGGCAGGAACAATGAGTGGAGGAGAGCAGCAAATGCTGGCAATGGCAAGAGCCTTAATGTCAAATCCTTCGTTATTATTACTAGATGAGCCATCAATGGGACTAGCACCATTATTAGTGCAGGAAATTTTCAATATTATTGAAAGAATTAATAAGGAAGAAAACGTAACTGTGCTGTTAGTAGAACAAAATGCCAATATGGCACTATCAATCGCAGATAGAGGATATGTTCTGGAAACTGGGAAAATCATTCTGGAAGGAACTGGGAAGGAACTGCTTACAAATCCTGAAATTAAGAAGGCTTATTTGGGAGGATAA
- a CDS encoding AAA family ATPase, translating into MKLKSIKLENFKNIKNSKIEFKSNNLSAIYGPNGSGKTAVIEAIEVVREYFLIDKPDFMEKELDEKLKNFIKIGETTTSIELEIEGETKKYKIILNFSKDKFNNILPMEEKILYKNADKKRETYKKLISFKSYETQQIKLKKSESINIIEKILKQQETSKLSINLENVNLNSYLGIIFSQIIENQKSENKIELNDELENVLINFLEIENYLTKIFVITLENQAITNLKIFLNMNIHLENSQGTIPITLNQNNNFYSENIAEAIINTVKQINGIFKAIIPDSELVCEIEGERITEKEKEKGINLYIIKKGDKISIKNESVGIQKIVSILSALIYCIQDENALVVIDELDAHIFEYLLAVILEQISKIAKGQLIFTAHNLSPMERLKGENIIVTSLDEDKINYSYFKRISKTTNLRQKYIRSQAIWSEDNINPLNISETEIALYMRKLVK; encoded by the coding sequence TTGAAATTAAAATCTATAAAATTAGAGAATTTTAAAAATATAAAAAATTCAAAAATTGAATTTAAAAGTAATAATTTATCAGCAATTTACGGACCTAATGGAAGTGGGAAAACGGCTGTAATAGAGGCAATTGAAGTTGTAAGAGAATATTTTTTGATTGATAAACCTGATTTTATGGAAAAGGAATTGGATGAAAAGTTAAAAAATTTTATAAAAATAGGAGAAACTACGACTTCTATTGAGTTGGAAATAGAAGGTGAAACAAAAAAATATAAGATTATTCTAAATTTTTCAAAAGACAAGTTTAATAATATTTTGCCTATGGAAGAAAAAATTTTATATAAAAATGCAGATAAAAAAAGAGAAACTTATAAAAAATTAATTTCTTTCAAAAGTTATGAAACACAGCAAATTAAGTTAAAAAAATCTGAAAGTATCAATATAATAGAAAAAATATTGAAACAGCAGGAAACAAGTAAATTAAGCATAAATTTAGAAAATGTAAATTTAAATAGTTATTTAGGGATTATTTTTAGTCAAATTATTGAGAATCAAAAAAGTGAAAATAAAATAGAATTGAATGATGAACTCGAAAATGTATTGATAAATTTTTTAGAAATTGAAAACTATTTAACTAAAATTTTTGTTATAACATTAGAAAATCAAGCAATAACAAATTTGAAAATTTTCTTAAATATGAATATCCACTTGGAAAATTCACAAGGAACAATCCCAATTACACTTAACCAAAATAATAATTTTTATTCTGAAAATATAGCAGAAGCAATTATAAATACTGTAAAACAAATAAACGGAATTTTTAAAGCAATTATACCTGATTCTGAATTAGTATGCGAAATAGAAGGAGAAAGAATAACTGAAAAAGAAAAGGAAAAAGGAATAAACTTATATATAATAAAAAAAGGAGATAAAATTTCTATAAAAAATGAATCTGTAGGAATACAAAAGATAGTTTCAATATTATCAGCTTTGATTTACTGTATTCAAGACGAAAATGCGCTTGTAGTAATAGATGAATTGGATGCCCATATTTTTGAATATTTGCTCGCAGTAATCTTGGAACAAATCTCAAAAATAGCAAAAGGACAACTAATTTTTACCGCCCATAATCTTTCTCCAATGGAAAGGTTAAAAGGAGAAAATATAATAGTTACTTCTCTTGATGAAGATAAAATAAATTACAGCTATTTTAAAAGAATTTCTAAAACAACCAACTTAAGACAAAAATACATAAGATCACAAGCAATATGGAGTGAAGACAATATAAATCCATTAAATATAAGTGAAACAGAAATAGCATTGTATATGAGGAAGTTGGTGAAATAA
- a CDS encoding threonine aldolase family protein, which produces MLYFANDYTQGACQEILDAIVKTNFENLSGYGADKYCESAKAKIRKACELENADVYFLVGGTQTNTVVINSMLQSYEGVIAAETGHISVHEAGAIEFTGHKVLMLPHHSGKIDVNELKEYLQTFYVDKNHEHMVFPGMVYISHPTEYGTLYTKNELTEISEICKKYKIPLFLDGARLAYGLMAKDTDVTLPDIARLCDVFYFGGTKAGALLGEAVVFTKNNTPKNFITRIKQHGALLAKGRLLGVQFDTLFSNDLYKRIGKHTINLSEKLKNILHEKNYRFYLESPTNQQFIIIENTKMEKLAKNVSFSFWEKYDENHTVIRFATSWATTEKDLDELIKLL; this is translated from the coding sequence ATGTTATATTTTGCAAATGATTATACGCAAGGGGCTTGTCAAGAGATTTTGGATGCGATTGTTAAGACTAATTTTGAGAATTTGTCTGGATACGGGGCTGATAAATATTGTGAAAGTGCAAAAGCAAAAATTAGGAAAGCTTGTGAATTGGAAAATGCAGATGTTTATTTTTTAGTTGGTGGAACACAGACTAACACAGTTGTGATAAATTCGATGCTGCAGTCTTATGAAGGGGTGATTGCGGCTGAAACGGGGCATATTAGTGTGCATGAGGCTGGAGCGATTGAATTTACAGGGCATAAGGTTTTGATGTTGCCACATCATAGTGGGAAAATTGATGTTAATGAGTTGAAGGAATATTTACAGACATTTTATGTGGATAAAAATCACGAACATATGGTTTTTCCTGGAATGGTTTATATTTCACATCCAACAGAATATGGAACTTTGTATACCAAAAACGAATTAACAGAAATTTCAGAAATTTGTAAAAAATATAAGATTCCGTTATTTTTGGATGGAGCAAGGCTGGCATACGGGCTTATGGCAAAGGATACGGATGTTACACTTCCAGATATTGCTCGGCTTTGTGATGTTTTTTATTTTGGAGGGACAAAAGCTGGAGCATTGCTTGGGGAAGCAGTTGTTTTTACCAAAAATAATACACCAAAGAATTTTATAACAAGGATAAAGCAGCATGGAGCATTACTTGCTAAGGGAAGGCTGCTTGGAGTACAGTTTGACACATTATTTTCAAATGATTTGTACAAAAGGATTGGAAAACATACTATAAATTTATCTGAAAAATTAAAAAATATTTTACATGAAAAAAATTACAGATTTTATCTTGAATCACCTACAAATCAGCAGTTTATCATAATTGAAAATACAAAAATGGAAAAACTGGCAAAAAACGTAAGTTTTTCATTTTGGGAAAAATACGATGAAAATCATACGGTAATAAGATTTGCAACGAGCTGGGCAACTACGGAAAAAGATTTGGATGAATTAATAAAATTATTATAA
- a CDS encoding Cof-type HAD-IIB family hydrolase — MNYKLIATDMDGTLLDEEHGITKENIEAIVKVQREKGVKFVLASGRPSYAMLEYAKELQMDKYEGYVLAFNGGELIDMKTNEVIFHEGLEKKDIENVYKVSKEINVPMILYVGDTIYGTEATEGVMYEADQCKMKFQKFDSLEDLEKKGIYKTTKCMIIGTPQEVLIAQEHMKKVHENDYFIAISKPIFLEIANKNVDKGKTLKKLGEIENIKPEEMIAVGDSANDKPLLEYVGMPVAVENAIPEIKEIAKFISTSNVEHGLKTMIEEFFEF; from the coding sequence ATGAATTATAAGTTAATTGCAACTGATATGGATGGAACATTGCTTGATGAGGAGCATGGAATAACAAAGGAAAATATAGAGGCGATTGTGAAAGTTCAAAGGGAAAAAGGTGTTAAATTTGTGCTTGCGAGCGGTAGACCTAGCTATGCGATGCTTGAGTATGCAAAAGAGCTTCAAATGGATAAGTATGAAGGCTATGTTTTGGCATTTAACGGCGGAGAATTAATTGATATGAAGACAAATGAAGTAATTTTTCACGAAGGGCTGGAAAAAAAGGATATTGAAAATGTTTATAAGGTTTCAAAGGAGATAAATGTTCCGATGATTTTGTACGTTGGAGACACGATTTATGGAACGGAAGCAACAGAGGGAGTAATGTATGAAGCAGATCAATGTAAAATGAAATTCCAAAAATTTGATTCACTTGAAGATTTAGAAAAAAAAGGGATATATAAAACTACAAAATGTATGATTATTGGAACACCTCAGGAGGTATTGATTGCTCAGGAACATATGAAAAAAGTTCACGAAAATGATTATTTTATCGCAATTTCAAAACCAATATTTCTAGAAATTGCTAATAAAAATGTGGATAAAGGGAAAACATTGAAAAAATTGGGAGAAATTGAAAATATAAAGCCTGAGGAAATGATTGCGGTTGGTGACAGTGCGAACGATAAGCCGTTGCTGGAGTACGTGGGAATGCCTGTAGCTGTGGAAAATGCAATTCCTGAAATCAAGGAAATAGCTAAATTTATTTCAACTTCAAATGTGGAGCATGGATTGAAAACTATGATTGAGGAATTTTTTGAATTTTAA
- a CDS encoding AraC family transcriptional regulator — protein sequence MIKAFNETMKYIEETLTDRIDERKIALLSGYSYPLFSRMFSIMVDYPLSEYVRFRKLSCAAIDLRESDEKIIEIAFKYGYESQDSFSLAFKKFHGHTPKEVRKGSAFQIFSPIRLSLSIEGGKNMDIKVMKKSAFKIAGLAERIEEGGNFPNVWDKLFKKVSPEKLENLGNGQSYGACYEIEKNENCESKFTVNYMAGYDIQNVTEANDLGLNILEVPETEYAVVKLKGIVPNCIHEGWKYVTGTFFPEQGYRHAGTPDLEVYGEGDMYNPNYEMELWVPIIKDKN from the coding sequence ATGATTAAGGCATTTAATGAAACGATGAAATATATCGAAGAAACCTTGACTGATAGAATTGACGAGAGAAAGATTGCATTGCTTTCTGGGTATTCGTATCCGCTGTTTAGCAGAATGTTTTCAATTATGGTGGATTATCCGTTAAGCGAGTATGTTCGCTTTAGAAAGTTAAGCTGTGCTGCGATAGATTTACGTGAAAGCGATGAAAAAATAATAGAAATAGCCTTTAAATACGGCTATGAATCTCAAGATTCATTTTCCTTGGCATTCAAAAAATTTCATGGGCACACGCCAAAGGAAGTCAGAAAAGGAAGTGCATTTCAAATTTTTTCTCCTATAAGATTATCTTTAAGTATTGAAGGAGGAAAAAATATGGATATCAAAGTTATGAAAAAATCGGCTTTTAAAATAGCAGGCTTAGCAGAAAGAATTGAAGAAGGCGGTAATTTTCCTAATGTTTGGGATAAACTTTTTAAAAAAGTATCTCCAGAAAAATTAGAAAATTTAGGAAATGGACAAAGTTATGGAGCTTGCTATGAAATTGAGAAAAATGAAAATTGTGAAAGCAAGTTTACTGTAAATTATATGGCTGGATACGATATTCAAAATGTTACCGAAGCAAACGATTTGGGCCTTAATATACTTGAAGTTCCGGAAACTGAATATGCTGTAGTAAAATTGAAGGGAATTGTTCCAAATTGCATTCATGAAGGATGGAAATATGTGACAGGGACATTTTTTCCAGAACAAGGTTATAGACACGCTGGAACGCCTGATTTGGAAGTTTATGGTGAAGGGGATATGTATAATCCAAATTATGAAATGGAACTTTGGGTTCCGATTATAAAGGATAAAAATTAA
- a CDS encoding ATPase, whose translation MKLQEITEKFKNEINQDKISASYLFYGDKRVDLLSYALMFSKMIMTKDVQNDAEREKIERLINNFQYPDIEIINKNNENIKIDEVREIIYSSIESSFNSPKKIFILCGIENLRKESSNALLKILEEPPQNVYFILLSKTLNIISTIKSRTFKFHLSGMNNDELGVSKEIYYFFDGNENDILEFKRQNLSLDDIEFKINTVEDILQIIFEMKNYTTGELIMKNNLDLTIKYNKSIELLTQRIRFWDIENVYFFINEIENELKKEKEFLISFLSKIIINVKHSVEVEDLKKLINFKNSIRSNVNVKSVIFNFFDILQSS comes from the coding sequence ATGAAATTACAGGAAATAACCGAAAAATTTAAAAATGAAATAAATCAGGATAAAATAAGTGCAAGTTATCTCTTTTACGGCGATAAGAGAGTTGACTTGCTTTCTTATGCACTAATGTTTTCAAAGATGATTATGACAAAGGATGTGCAGAATGACGCTGAAAGAGAGAAAATCGAACGGCTTATTAATAATTTTCAATATCCTGACATTGAAATAATAAATAAAAACAATGAAAACATAAAAATTGACGAAGTGCGAGAAATCATCTATTCATCAATAGAATCTTCATTTAATTCACCAAAAAAGATATTCATTCTGTGTGGAATCGAAAATTTGCGAAAAGAATCTTCAAACGCACTTTTAAAAATTTTGGAAGAGCCCCCGCAAAATGTATATTTCATACTTCTATCAAAAACATTAAACATCATTTCCACAATAAAATCCCGCACATTCAAATTTCATCTATCTGGAATGAATAACGACGAACTGGGAGTAAGCAAGGAAATTTACTATTTCTTTGATGGAAATGAAAACGATATTTTAGAATTTAAGAGGCAAAATCTCTCACTTGATGATATTGAATTTAAAATTAATACTGTAGAAGATATTTTGCAAATCATTTTTGAGATGAAAAATTACACAACTGGAGAACTAATTATGAAAAATAATCTAGATTTGACCATAAAATATAATAAAAGTATTGAACTGCTGACACAGCGAATACGCTTCTGGGATATTGAAAATGTGTATTTTTTTATAAACGAAATTGAAAATGAACTGAAAAAGGAAAAGGAATTTCTGATAAGCTTTCTTTCAAAAATCATTATAAATGTTAAGCATTCTGTGGAAGTAGAAGATTTGAAAAAATTGATAAATTTTAAAAACAGCATAAGAAGCAATGTAAATGTGAAAAGTGTGATTTTTAACTTTTTTGATATTTTACAAAGTTCTTGA
- the mreB gene encoding rod shape-determining protein, with product MGAFDFVKIFRVNKSISIDLGTANILIYDKQRKKIVLNEPSVVARDRKTGRLIAVGREAREMLGKTPDSIQAIKPLQDGVIADIDSTKEMITYFIHKIYGNSLFKPEVMICVPIEVTSVERKALFDAVKGAKKTYIIEEGRAAIIGSGVDISQPEGSMVIDIGGGSTDIAILSLDEIIASKSIRIAGNRFDEDIVKYVKRKYNLLIGDRTAEKIKKELGSALKVQSPEIMEIKGRDLETGIPNTVEVNANEIYEAIEDSLFQIVNSTKEVLEKCPPELAADILDNGIVMTGGGSLIKNFIDMMEKEVGIKVFLSPNPLDSVVLGGGAAFDNKKLLRTLQMKEN from the coding sequence ATGGGAGCATTTGATTTTGTAAAAATATTTAGAGTAAATAAAAGCATCTCAATAGATTTGGGAACTGCAAACATATTGATTTATGATAAACAAAGAAAAAAAATAGTATTAAATGAGCCATCTGTAGTTGCAAGAGATAGAAAGACTGGAAGGCTAATTGCAGTTGGAAGAGAAGCTAGAGAAATGTTAGGGAAGACTCCTGACAGTATTCAAGCTATAAAACCTTTGCAAGACGGAGTTATTGCAGATATTGATTCAACAAAAGAAATGATTACATATTTTATTCACAAAATTTACGGGAATTCATTATTCAAGCCTGAAGTAATGATTTGTGTGCCAATTGAAGTAACAAGTGTTGAAAGAAAGGCATTATTTGATGCAGTAAAAGGTGCTAAAAAAACATATATCATCGAAGAAGGAAGAGCAGCTATTATTGGTTCTGGAGTTGATATTTCTCAACCTGAAGGAAGTATGGTAATTGATATAGGTGGAGGTTCTACTGATATTGCAATTCTTTCTTTAGATGAAATTATTGCAAGTAAATCAATTAGAATTGCTGGAAACAGATTTGATGAAGACATCGTAAAATATGTAAAAAGAAAATATAACTTGCTAATCGGAGATAGAACTGCAGAAAAAATAAAAAAAGAACTAGGTTCAGCATTAAAAGTTCAATCGCCTGAAATTATGGAAATAAAAGGTAGAGATTTGGAAACTGGAATTCCTAATACTGTGGAAGTCAACGCAAATGAAATTTATGAAGCAATTGAAGATTCTTTATTCCAAATCGTAAACTCTACAAAAGAAGTTCTTGAAAAATGTCCGCCTGAACTTGCAGCAGATATTTTGGATAATGGAATTGTAATGACTGGCGGAGGTTCACTAATCAAAAACTTCATTGACATGATGGAAAAAGAAGTCGGAATCAAAGTATTCTTATCTCCAAACCCATTGGATTCAGTAGTTTTAGGTGGAGGAGCCGCATTTGACAATAAAAAATTATTAAGAACTCTTCAAATGAAAGAAAATTAA